In Brachybacterium saurashtrense, the genomic stretch GGCGCGCCCCGGCGGGGGTCGCGCCGTGCCGGGCGGCCTGCGCGGCCGCGCCCCCGGGGACGCTGGGCACACCGCGGCGCACCTCGTCCCCGTCGATCACGTCGTCCTGCACCACGAAGGCCGTGTGCAGCAGCTCCAGCGCCGCCCCCACCTGCACGGCGGCCTCGTGCCTCGTGCCGCCGAGCGCCGCGTGCGCGGAGAGCAGCAGGGCGGGGCGCAGCCGCTTGCCGCCCTCGACGGCGTCGCCCAGCGCGGTCCACAGCTGCTCGTGATCGGGCAGCGGGAGCGGCCCGGGCAGGGCGGCGCCGCGCGCCAGCTGGCGGCGCAGCTCGCGATCGACGGACGGCAGGTGGGCGTCGCTCATGGCGTGCTCCCCGGCGTGAGGGCTTCCCCGAGCTGCGGCACCTGCGCGACCGCCCACGGGCTGAGGGTCCACGGGGCGAGGTCCACCAATGCGGCGAGGTCGGCGGGCTCCACCCAGCGCAGATCCATCACCTCGTCCGGGTTCGGCACGGGGTCGCTCTGCGCGAGGGCGACGAAGACGGGGCACACCTCGTTCTCCACCACCCCCGAGGCGTCCACCGCGCGGTAGCGGAACTCCGGCAGCACCTCCCGCGGTGCGCCCACGCGCATGCCCAGCTCGTGCCGGGCATGGCGGGCGATGGCCTCCGGGAAGCTCTCGCCTTGCCGGGGGTGGCCGCAGAACGAGTTGGTCCAGACCCCCGGCCAGGTGCGCTTGCCCAGCGCCCGACGGGTGAGCAGCACCCGGCCGCCGGCGTCCACCACATGGCAGGAGAAGGCGAGGTGCAGGGGAGTGCGGGCGGAGTGCACGGTAGCGCGCGGCGCGAGACCGCACGGCGCGCCGTCGGCGTCGAGGAGGACGACGTGGTCCTCGACGGCCCCCTCGGCCCGATCCCCCTCCGGCACGGTGGTGTCGATCACAAGCGCTCCTCACAAGTACTTAGCCTGTCTACCTAAATCGACTGTAACATCTGAGCATGAGCGAGAGCACGCGGCACGATGGCGCCGGGACCGCCGCGCCGTACTGGTACACCGAGCAGCACGGCGCCGTGGCGCTGCTCGCCGCGCTGCGTCGCTTCCGCGCCGCGGATCAGGAGATGCGCCGCCGGATGAGCGCCGGCATGGACATGAACACCACCGATCTCGAGGCGCTGCGCTTCGTGATCGCGCACGAGCTCGCCGAGTCCCCGGTCACCCCGCTGCAGCTGGCGCGGCACCTGGAGATCTCCGGCGCCTCCACCTCGAAGCTGCTGGACCGGCTCACCGCCTCGGGCCACCTCGCCCGGGCGCCGCACCCCCACGACGGCCGCTCCCGGATCGTCGTCGCCACCGAGCATGCCCACGCCCAGGTGCGGGAGCGGCTGCGCGGGATGCACGAGAGGATGCTGGAGATCGCCCACGACGTGCCGCCCTCCGCGCGCACCGCCGCCATCTGCTTCCTGGACGCGATGGCGGAGCAGCTCGAGACGGAGGCCGCGCCCGAGCGGCTCACCCCGCCTGCACCGTGAGCCGGGCGGGCGAGGCACGGTGCGCGCTGCACGGCCGACGGGCCCCTTGCACCGGGGTGCGAGGGGCCCGACGGCCGCGGAGCGGGAGAGCTCGGAGGGAAGAGGGCGTCGGGGAGCGGTCGCTCAGAACCGCCCGGTGGCCACCAGCTCGTGCGCTCCTTCTGGCGCGCCACGTCCCGGGGGTAGACCCGGTAGAACATCGTCCAGTACACGGCGTTGAGCAGGTACGGCACCACCGCGAACCACACGAACGTCGTCTGGCTGCTGAACGCCTCGGCCACGAAGCCGAGTCCGAGAACCATCAGGGCGGTGATGCCGCCCTGGATGAGAGAGAACAGCATCGCGAACGCGGTGGCGCTCAGCTGGGAGGGGACCACGTTGGAGACCATCGGCGGCACGCAGCCGGAGAAGCCCACGGAGAACACCAGGCCCAGCAGCAGGTTCAGCGGGATCGAGACCACGAAGCCCTCGTAGGGGAGCTGGGTGACCAGCGCGACGGTGCCCGCGAAGGAGACCAGGTAGATCTGCATGAGCATGATGCGGCCCTTCTCGCCGAAGCTCCGCACGAACAGGTCCGCCAGGCGCCCGCCGAGGAAGCTGGAGAACACGGCGCCGAGGGAGAAGAAGGACATCGCCATCGTGGCCTGGAAGACGCTCAGGCCCCGCTCCACGACCAGGAAGTTCGGGTAGAAGGCCAGCAGCACCAGGCTCGTGACCAGCACGACCATGCCGGCCATGAGGGAGACGGTGGGGATCTTGAACAGCGTGGCACCGTCGGAGATCTTGAAGCGGCCGGCCTCGGCCATCATGTCCTCGCGGGCGGTGTTCTGGCGGGGGTCCTTCACCCACATCGCTATGAGCACGCCGGAGAGGATGGAGATCGCGCCCATGGTCCACATGGCGTAGCGCCAGGCGTCGGGGCTGGGGTCGTCCCCGCGGGCGAAGAGGCCGATCGCCGGCCCCATCACGATGCCCACGCCGGTGCCGACCGCACGGATCGTGCCGTAGGCCTTGCCGCGCTGCGACTGGCGGAACAGGTCCGGGAGCAGGCCGTTGATGATCGGCTCGGAGGCGACGGTGCCCACCACGCTGATCGAGTACAGGATCAGCAGCCAGGTGAAGTTCGGGGCGAAGCCGGAGGCGATGGTCCACAGCCCCCACACGCCGGTGACGAGGAGGAGGATCTTCTTGCGGCCGTACTTGTCCGCCATCATCGCCCAGAAAGGGCCGAACAGCATGCGCGCGAACTTGCTGATCGCGCTGAGCAGTCCCAGCATCCCCTCGCCCACGCCGAAGGCGGCGCCGATGAGCGGGAAGAAGGTGTCGATCAGCCCGCCCTCGGAGTTGTCGACCGCCTGGGAGAAGCCCATGGCGGCCATCGCCCTGCCGTTGCCCTTGCCCGAGGGGCCGTCCTCGGCGAGGGCGTCGGGGCGGCGCGCATCGCTGTCCACGAGGGCGACGCCGAGGCCGGGGCCGCCGGCGGGGCGACGATCGAGCCGGTGGCCGTGGAGACGGCGCCGGGGAAGGGGTCGGGCCGGCCGGTGCCGGCCCCGGGGGGAAAGGTCGTCCATCGTTGGTCCTCTCGAGATCTGCCCGGGGCAGAGGTGAACAGCGGTGTTCCAGTGCGAGGGAGCGGGGTGCGCTCGCGGTGCCGCCGGGTGGGCGGACGGTGTGACGCGGTGCTGCGTCGTGGGCCGAGAGTCTTGGAGCGCGAGGCGGCGGACTGGGCAAGCTGCCACAAGTTGCAGAGGCGCGGTTGCCGACCGCGGTGCGGGGAAAACGCTTGGCGCCGGGAGGGTGACGCCATCAACGCTGGTCCTGGGTTCGCAGCGCGTCCGGATCGCGAAATGTTCTCGGGCCGTGATGTGCGAGTCCTCGATGCCCGGAGCATCCGACCGTCGTCAGATCTGGCAATTCATGGCAACAGAGGGGTTCTCGGAGGGCCGACGCAGAGACCCGTGCCGGGGAGCGAGGGCGGGCGCGGGAAGCGAGGGGGGCGACGCTCGGCGAGGGACCGGCGGCACGTGCCGGGGTCGGCGGTGGCGGAACGCCGGTGAGCGCCGGCAGAGGCGTGGGTCGCTGCGCGTCCGCGAGGCGGTGTCGGTGCGCCTCGTGCGAGAACTCCGGCGCGCCTCGCGCGGGAACGCTGCGTCGGGACTGGCGCGGATGGTCGTCATTCGTCCATCCCGCGCAGAGCACTGGAGGCGCGCAGAGCAGAGCCCGCGCCACGGACTCGAGGACAGCCCTCGGAAGGGCCTTCTCGAGGGCGCCCGAACACCGCACAGGATGATGTGGCCGAGGACACCTCGAAAAGGGCCGTTCTGGCTTGACGGGGTCTGTGGAGGTGCGTAATGTTCTTCCTCGTGCCCCGGACAACGGGAACGAGGAACGGACAGCGATCCGGACCGAGATTCCCGCACTGACCTGGCACGACAGATCTTCCGAGAGAGGATCGCGGCGCGGATCACACCGCACCGATTTGACTCGGAGAACTGACCCGGCTAAGTTAGCGGAGTTGCCTCGGAGCGAAGGCCCGGAAGGGTTCAGAGCACTGAGTGCGCGTGTTGCTTGATATCTCAATAGCGTGTCTGTTTATCGATGCCATTATTTTGAATGGCAATTTTGAAACGGATGATACAGCAGAAATGCTGGTTGTTTGTTTCTGTTGTCAGGATACTGTTTTTCATGTTTTTTCATGGAGAGTTTGATCCTGGCTCAGGACGAACGCTGGCGGCGTGCTTAACACATGCAAGTCGAACGATGACGGTGGTGCTTGCACCGCCTGATTAGTGGCGAACGGGTGAGTAACACGTGAGTAACCTGCCCCTCACTTCGGGATAACCTCGGGAAATCGTGGCTAATACCGGATACGAACACTCATCGCATGGTGGGTGTTGGAAAGATTTATCGGTGGGGGATGGACTCGCGGCCTATCAGTTTGTTGGTGAGGTAATGGCTCACCAAGGCGATGACGGGTAGCCGGCCTGAGAGGGCGACCGGCCACACTGGGACTGAGACACGGCCCAGACTCCTACGGGAGGCAGCAGTGGGGAATATTGCACAATGGGCGAAAGCCTGATGCAGCGACGCCGCGTGAGGGATGACGGCCTTCGGGTTGTAAACCTCTTTCAGTAGGGAAGAAGCGAGAGTGACGGTACCTGCAGAAGAAGCGCCGGCTAACTACGTGCCAGCAGCCGCGGTAATACGTAGGGCGCAAGCGTTGTCCGGAATTATTGGGCGTAAAGAGCTTGTAGGTGGCTTGTCGCGTCTGCCGTGAAAACCCGAGGCTCAACCTCGGGCGTGCGGTGGGTACGGGCAGGCTAGAGTGTGGTAGGGGAGACTGGAACTCCTGGTGTAGCGGTGAAATGCGCAGATATCAGGAAGAACACCGATGGCGAAGGCAGGTCTCTGGGCCATTACTGACACTGAGAAGCGAAAGCATGGGTAGCGAACAGGATTAGATACCCTGGTAGTCCATGCCGTAAACGTTGGGCACTAGGTGTGGGGGACATTCCACGTTTTCCGCGCCGTAGCTAACGCATTAAGTGCCCCGCCTGGGGAGTACGGCCGCAAGGCTAAAACTCAAAGGAATTGACGGGGGCCCGCACAAGCGGCGGAGCATGCTGATTAATTCGATGCAACGCGAAGAACCTTACCAAGGCTTGACATGCACTGGACGGCTGCAGAGATGTGGCTTTCTTCGGACTGGTGCACAGGTGGTGCATGGTTGTCGTCAGCTCGTGTCGTGAGATGTTGGGTTAAGTCCCGCAACGAGCGCAACCCTTGTTCTATGTTGCCAGCACGTGATGGTGGGGACTCATAGGAGACTGCCGGGGTCAACTCGGAGGAAGGTGGGGACGACGTCAAATCATCATGCCCCTTATGTCTTGGGCTTCAAGCATGCTACAATGGTCGGTACAATGGGTTGCGAAACTGTGAGGTGGAGCGAATCCCAAAAAGCCGGCCTCAGTTCGGATTGGGGTCTGCAACTCGACCCCATGAAGTCGGAGTCGCTAGTAATCGCAGATCAGCAACGCTGCGGTGAATACGTTCCCGGGCCTTGTACACACCGCCCGTCAAGTCACGAAAGTCGGTAACACCCGAAGCCAGTGGCCCATCCTCGTGAGGGAGCTGTCGAAGGTGGGATCGGTGATTGGGACTAAGTCGTAACAAGGTAGCCGTACCGGAAGGTGCGGCTGGATCACCTCCTTTCTAAGGAGCATCACCAATATTGGTGGCCGTCTGCCTGCCCGAGTGTGGTGGGGGCGGTTGCTCAAGGGTGGAACATCGATGGATGGGCACTTCGCCGGCACTGCCGGGTTCTAGTACGGCCCCTCTTGTGGGGTGGGGAACGGACCTGTGGTGGTGTGGGTTCGAGGTGGAGACACGCTATTGGGTTGTGAGGCTGCACGCGGCCCCTTTTCTGGTTCCTTCGGGAACGGGTGAGGGTGTGTGGCTGGTCTCCCCTGTCATGGGCGCCTTGTGGGTGTGTGTGGTGGGTGTGGGGTTGTTTTTTGAGAACTGTATAGTGGACGCGAGCATCTTGTAAGCAATTTTTATAGCGCAAAGTGTCTTTGTGTTGCCGTAAGTTTTAAAGGGCGCACGGTGGATGCCTTGGCACAAGGAGCCGACGAAGGACGTGTGAGTCTGCGTTAAGCCTCGGGGAGTTGACAACAGAGCTGTGATCCGAGGATGTCCGAATGGGGAAACCCACCACGAGTCATGTCGTGGTACCTGCCGCTGAATGTATAGGCGGTGTGGAGGGAACGCGGGGAAGTGAAACATCTCAGTACCCGCAGGAAGAGAAAACAACAGTGATTCCGTGAGTAGTGGCGAGCGAAAGCGGAGGAGGCTAAACCTGTTCTGTGTGATACCCGGCAGGGGTTGCAGGTCAGGGGTTGTGGGACGTGTTGGATGGGTCTGCCGGCTCATCAGCGTGTACGTGTAGTGGTAGTCGAAGTCGTGGTGAGTGCGACGGCGTAGAGGGTGTGACCCCCGTAGACGAAACTGCTGCATGGCGTGACGCTGTTCCCGAGTAGCACCGGGCCCGTGAAATCCGGTGTGAATCTGCCAGGACCACCTGGTAAGCCTGAATACTACCTTGTGACCGATAGCGGACAAGTACCGTGAGGGAAAGGTGAAAAGCACCCCGGGAGGGGAGTGAAATAGTACCTGAAACCGTGCGCTTACAATCCGTCGGAGCCTTGAGGGGTGACGGCGTGCCTTTTGAAGAATGAGCCTGCGAGTTAGTGGTCGGTGGCGAGGTTAACCCGTGTGGGGTAGCCGTAGCGAAAGCGAGTCTGAACGGGGCGTTCAGTCGCCGGCTCTAGACCCGAAGCGAAGTGATCTATCCATGGGCAGTGTGAAGCGCGGGTAAGACCGCGTGGAGGCGCGAACCCACTTCAGTTGAAAATGGAGGGGATGACCTGTGGATAGGGGTGAAAGGCCAATCAAACTTCGTGATAGCTGGTTCTCCCCGAAATGCATTTAGGTGCAGCGTTGCGTGTTTCGTGCCGGAGGTAGAGCACTGGATAGGCGATGGGCCCCACCGGGTTACTGACCTTAGCCAAACTCCGAATGCCGGTACGTGAGAGCGCAGCAGTGAGACTGTGGGGGATAAGCTTCATGGTCGAGAGGGAAACAGCCCAGAACATCAGCTAAGGCCCCTAAGCGTGTGCTAAGTGGAAAAGGATGTGGAGTTGCTGAGACAACCAGGAGGTTGGCTTAGAAGCAGCCACCCTTGAAAGAGTGCGTAATAGCTCACTGGTCAAGTGATTCTGCGCCGACAATTTAGCGGGGCTCAAGCACACCGCCGAAGCTGTGTCACTCAGTCCTTGGGGCTGGGTGGGTAGGGGAGCGTCGTGCAGCCGGCGAAGCCGCGGGGGAACCCAGTGGTGGAGGCTGCACGAGTGAGAATGCAGGCATGAGTAGCGAAAGACGGGTGAGAAACCCGTCCGCCGATTGATCAAGGGTTCCAGGGCCAGGTTAATCCGCCCTGGGTTAGTCGGGACCTAAGGCGAGGCCGACAGGCGTAGTCGATGGACAACGGGTTGATATTCCCGTACCGATCGTAGGAGGACCCATACCGAGGCAGTCGATGCTAACCACCCGAGCTGTCTCCCTGCCCTTCGGGGCAGGGGTGATGGTGAGGCTGGGAACCAAGGTTGTAGTAGGTCAGCGTGTGGGATGACGCAGTGAGGCAGCTTCCGCGGAGTTAATGGAATACTCCGTCCAAGCGTGCAGCCCGATCCCGGGTAATGCTGGGGTCGTGTGGGTGAGACGTGATGGGGAGGACCCTTCGGGGAACAAGGAGAGTGATCCTGTACTGCCTAGAAAAGTCCCGGCGTGACGAATACGGTCGCCCGTACCCTAAACCGACTCAGGTGATCAGGTAGAGAATACCGAGGCGTTCGAGAGAATCGTGGTTAAGGAACTCGGCAAAATGCCCCCGTAACTTCGGGAGAAGGGGGGCCCGATCCGTGAGAGCGGGGAGGGCCGCAGAGACCAGGGAGAAGCGACTGTTTACTAAAAACACAGGTCCGTGCGAAGTCGTAAGACGCTGTATACGGACTGACGCCTGCCCGGTGCTGGAAGGTTAAGAGGACCGGTTAGACGCTTTCGGGTGTCGACGCTGAGAATTTAAGCCCCAGTAAACGGCGGTGGTAACTATAACCATCCTAAGGTAGCGAAATTCCTTGTCGGGTAAGTTCCGACCTGCACGAATGGCGTAACGACTTCTCCACTGTCTCAACCGCGAACTCGGCGAAATTGCATTACGAGTAAAGATGCTCGTTACGCGCAGCAGGACGGAAAGACCCCGGGACCTTTACTATAGTTTGATATTGGTGTTCGGGACGGCTTGTGTAGGATAGGTGGGAGACTGGGAAGCATTCACGCCAGTGAGTGTGGAGTCATTGTTGAAATACCACTCTGGTCGTTCTGGATTCCTAACCTCGGTCCGTGATCCGGATCAGGGACAGTGTCTGATGGGTAGTTTAACTGGGGCGGTTGCCTCCTAAAGAGTAACGGAGGCGCTCAAAGGTTCCCTCAGCCTGGTTGGCAATCAGGTGTTGAGTGTAAGTGCACAAGGGAGCTTGACTGCGAGACAGACATGTCGGGCAGGTGCGAAAGCAGGAACTAGTGATCCGGCACCTCATTGTGGAATGGGTGTCGCTCAACGGATAAAAGGTACCCCGGGGATAACAGGCTGATCTTGCCCAAGAGCTCATATCGACGGCATGGTTTGGCACCTCGATGTCGGCTCGTCGCATCCTGGGGCTGGAGTTGGTCCCAAGGGTTAGGCTGTTCGCCTATTAAAGCGGTACGCGAGCTGGGTTTAGAACGTCGTGAGACAGTTCGGTCCCTATCCGCTGCGCGCGTTGGATATTTGAGAAGTCCTGTCCCTAGTACGAGAGGACCGGGATGGACTGACCTCTGGTGTGCCAGTTGTTCTGCCAAGGGCATGGCTGGTTGGCTACGTCGGGAAGGGATAACCGCTGAAAGCATCTAAGCGGGAAGCCTGCTTCGAGATGAGATATCCTTGCACCCTTGAGGTGTGTGAGGCCCCCAGTAGATGACTGGGTTGATAGGCCAGATGTGGAAGCACAGTAATGTGTGGAGCTGACTGGTACTAATGGCTGATGACTTACAACAACATAGTGTTATGTGTTGATTGTTTGCTGTGTGTGTTCGCGTCCACTGTGCGGTTCTCGAGGAGCAACCCGCTGCGTGCCCTGTTGGGGGTGTGTGGGGGCTGGTTGGGTCTCGTCGTGTTACGGCGGTCATAGCGTCGAGGAAACGCCCGGTTCCATTCCGAACCCGGAAGCTAAGCTCGATAGCGCCGATGGTACTGCACTCGGGAGGGTGTGGGAGAGTAGGTCGCCGCCGGACATCTTTCACTGGGAGTGGAGGAGTTGCTGAACCCCGATATGTGTCGGGTGTTCGCCTCCTCCACTCCCTTTTTTCATGCCCGGACGCTGCCGGGCCCGCGACACCAGTCCCGTCTCACGACGAGGACGTGGCCCGCGCATGGGAGGTCGCGGCTCCGACCCATACCGGGACCACCTGGATCAACAGGGACGGCGCCGTGAACCCCCGCGCCCCCTTCGACCGGATCAAGCACTCCGGTCAGGGACGGGCGTTCGCCGTGCCGGGGCGCCCTGCCGCGGTGCGGAGGCCCTGCTGTGCGCATCGGCCACTCCAGCTCTGGACCCTCCGCGGCCCGTGATGCCATAGTGATCGTGAGCGGTGGCGCCGCCCCTCAGCGCCCCGCCGCCGGCCCCGCGCCGTCGCGGAGCCCCCGCCGACACGGTCCGCCGCCCCGACGATGGGAGGCCGATGATGGCAACACCCCCGATGCCCCCGCCGCGCCCGGATCCGGCCCACCCCGGCCCGAGCATCCCCACCACGATGCAGGCGGTGCAGCTGGTGGGCCACGGCGGCCTGGAACAGCTGATCCATGCCCGCGACGTGCCCACCCCGCAGCCAGCCGCGGGGGAGGTGCTGATCGACGTGCACGCCTGCGGCATGAACAACACCGACATCTGGGTGCGCGAGGGCGCCTACGGCTCGGACACCGACCCGGCCGCGGTCTCCACCTGGCGGCGCGGCCGCTCCACCCTCACCTTCCCCCGCATCCAGGGCGCGGACATCGTGGGCCGCATCGCCGCCGTGGGCGACGGTGTGGACGAGACCCGGATCGGGCAGCGGGTGCTCGTGGACTTCTCCCTCTACCACCGCCCCGAGGGGGACGACTCCCTGGCGGACATCGACTACATCGGCCACGGCCGCGACGGCGGCTACGCCGAGTACGTCACCGTCCCCGCCGAGAACGCCCATCCCGCCCCGGAGCAGGTCTCGGACGCAGGCCTGGCCACCTTCTGCTGCGCCTACCTCACCGCCGAGCACATGCTGGACCGGGCCCGGCTCGCGGAGGGCGAGCGGGTGCTGGTCACCGGCGCCTCCGGCGGCGTCGGCTCGGCGGTCCTGCAGCTCGCGCGGGCGCGCGGCGCGATCCCCTACGCCGTCACCAGCGCCGGGAAGGAGGCCGCGCTGCAGGCCCTCGGCGCCGAGGCGACGGTCCTGCGCGATGCCCCGGACCTGGTCGCCGCGGTGGAGAGCGTGGCCGACGGCCCGATCGACGTGGTCGCGGACCTGGTGGCCGGGCCGCTGTTCAACGACCTGCTGCGGATCCTGCGTCCGGAGGGCCGGTACACCACCGCCGGGGCGATCGGTGGACCGGTGGTCGACCTGGACCTGCGCACCGTGTACCTCAAGCATCTGGAGCTGCACGGCTCCTCCCAGGGCACCCGCACCGCCTTCCGTCGCCTGCTGGGCCACATCGAGTCCGGCACCATCCGACCGCTGCTGGACCGCACCTTCCGTCTGTCCGATCTGCACGACGCGCAGCGCGCCTTCCTGGCCAAGTCCTACATCGGCAAGCTGGTGGTGGTCCCGGACCGTCACTGGGAGCAGGTGGGGGCGCCCTTCGAGCACGGGAGCCGTGATGCGACGTGAACGCAGCATCACCCTGATCGACACTCAGTCCGGCGGCGACGTGTCCCGCGTGGTCACCGCGGGGATCGAGCCGATCCCCGGCACCACCGCCCTGGAGAAGGCCCGGTTCCTGGAGCGGGAGGGCGACGGTCTGCGCCGCCTGCTGCTGTCCGAGCCGTACGGCGACCCGGCCATGTCCGTGGACCTGATCGTCGAGCCCGGCCACCCCGAGGCGCAGGCCGGCTACATCATCATGGAGGCGATGGGCTACCCCCTGTACTCCGGCTCCAACACCCTGTGCGTCGCCACCGCCCTGCTCGAGTCCGGGATGATCGAGATGGTCGACGGCGAGCAGCAGATCGTGCTCGAGTCCCCGGCGGGTCTCGCCCACATCACCGCCCGCAACGCCGACGGGCGGGTCGAGTCCGTCACCACCCAGGGCGCCCCCGCCTACGTCGCGGACCGCGCCGTGACCATCGAGGTCCCGGGCATCGGCCCGGTCGCCTGCGACC encodes the following:
- the idi gene encoding isopentenyl-diphosphate Delta-isomerase; this encodes MIDTTVPEGDRAEGAVEDHVVLLDADGAPCGLAPRATVHSARTPLHLAFSCHVVDAGGRVLLTRRALGKRTWPGVWTNSFCGHPRQGESFPEAIARHARHELGMRVGAPREVLPEFRYRAVDASGVVENEVCPVFVALAQSDPVPNPDEVMDLRWVEPADLAALVDLAPWTLSPWAVAQVPQLGEALTPGSTP
- a CDS encoding alcohol dehydrogenase family protein, with translation MATPPMPPPRPDPAHPGPSIPTTMQAVQLVGHGGLEQLIHARDVPTPQPAAGEVLIDVHACGMNNTDIWVREGAYGSDTDPAAVSTWRRGRSTLTFPRIQGADIVGRIAAVGDGVDETRIGQRVLVDFSLYHRPEGDDSLADIDYIGHGRDGGYAEYVTVPAENAHPAPEQVSDAGLATFCCAYLTAEHMLDRARLAEGERVLVTGASGGVGSAVLQLARARGAIPYAVTSAGKEAALQALGAEATVLRDAPDLVAAVESVADGPIDVVADLVAGPLFNDLLRILRPEGRYTTAGAIGGPVVDLDLRTVYLKHLELHGSSQGTRTAFRRLLGHIESGTIRPLLDRTFRLSDLHDAQRAFLAKSYIGKLVVVPDRHWEQVGAPFEHGSRDAT
- a CDS encoding MarR family winged helix-turn-helix transcriptional regulator is translated as MNTTDLEALRFVIAHELAESPVTPLQLARHLEISGASTSKLLDRLTASGHLARAPHPHDGRSRIVVATEHAHAQVRERLRGMHERMLEIAHDVPPSARTAAICFLDAMAEQLETEAAPERLTPPAP